One genomic window of Elaeis guineensis isolate ETL-2024a chromosome 2, EG11, whole genome shotgun sequence includes the following:
- the LOC105045135 gene encoding uncharacterized protein isoform X26, with translation MVSLPIRGTLSLVFRPPSPSRSLPSRRSSERERAWCWPSSWRPWSHDHAIGLRHPRQMRTTARGEPPPKNKNGGEGPAICYQSPPPPEDENDGKGKPSAMVLCHLQKTRTAAKGQRSAINLRHRRKMRMTAASHLLWSSATSKRQERRRGASDLLSISATAEDENDGKGKPSAIVLRHLQKTNDGEGPAIGYQSPPPPEDQNDSKGKPSAIVLHHLQKTRTAARGRRSAINLHHHRKTRTTVRASHLLSTSATARGQELRQEASNLLSTSTNARRRERRQEQFLMLQDFIHMFVTCGQPIRIFASLTPRLSIQFKGNMRPYHVTYPSMGFGVRQNMKSVICHILSKT, from the exons ATGGTTTCGTTGCCTATACGTGGCACCCTTTCGCTTGTTTTTCGCCCTCCCTCGCCCTCTCGATCGCTTCCCTCCCGGCGATCGAGCGAGAGGGAACGAGCCTGGTGCTGGCCCTCTTCTTGGCGTCCCTGGAGCCACGATCATGCTATCGGCCTTCGCCACCCCCGGCAGATGAGAACGACGGCAAGGGGCGAGCCACCTCCAAAAAACAAGAACGGCGGCGAGGGGCCAGCGATCTGCTATCAATCTCCGCCACCGCCGGAAGACGAGAACGACGGCAAGGGCAAGCCATCTGCTATGGTCCTTTGCCACCTCCAAAAGACAAGAACGGCGGCGAAGGGCCAGCGATCTGCTATCAATCTCCGCCACCGCCGGAAGATGAGAATGACGGCGGCAAGCCATCTGCtatggtcctccgccacctccaaAAGACAAGAACGTCGACGAGGTGCCAGCGATCTACTATCAATCTCCGCCACCGCCGAAGACGAGAATGACGGTAAGGGCAAGCCATCTGCTATCGTCCTCCGCCACCTCCAAAAGACGAACGACGGCGAGGGGCCGGCGATCGGCTATCAATCTCCGCCACCGCCGGAAGACCAGAACGACAGTAAGGGCAAGCCATCTGCTATCGTCCTCCACCACCTTCAGAAGACAAGAACGGCAGCAAGGGGCCGGCGATCTGCTATCAATCTCCACCACCACCGGAAGACGAGAACGACGGTAAGGGCAAGCCATCTGCTATCGACCTCTGCCACCGCCAGAGGACAAGAACTACGGCAAGAGGCAAGCAATCTGCTATCGACCTCCACGAACGCCAGAAGACGAGAAAGACGGCAAGAG CAGTTCTTGATGTTGCAGGACTTTATACATATGTTCGTCACATGTG GTCaaccaattagaatctttgcaaGCCTCACCCCAAGGCTATCAATCCAATTCAAG
- the LOC105045135 gene encoding uncharacterized protein isoform X27 — MVSLPIRGTLSLVFRPPSPSRSLPSRRSSERERAWCWPSSWRPWSHDHAIGLRHPRQMRTTARGEPPPKNKNGGEGPAICYQSPPPPEDENDGKGKPSAMVLCHLQKTRTAAKGQRSAINLRHRRKMRMTAASHLLWSSATSKRQERRRGASDLLSISATAEDENDGKGKPSAIVLRHLQKTNDGEGPAIGYQSPPPPEDQNDSKGKPSAIVLHHLQKTRTAARGRRSAINLHHHRKTRTTVRASHLLSTSATARGQELRQEASNLLSTSTNARRRERRQEFLMLQDFIHMFVTCGQPIRIFASLTPRLSIQFKGNMRPYHVTYPSMGFGVRQNMKSVICHILSKT; from the exons ATGGTTTCGTTGCCTATACGTGGCACCCTTTCGCTTGTTTTTCGCCCTCCCTCGCCCTCTCGATCGCTTCCCTCCCGGCGATCGAGCGAGAGGGAACGAGCCTGGTGCTGGCCCTCTTCTTGGCGTCCCTGGAGCCACGATCATGCTATCGGCCTTCGCCACCCCCGGCAGATGAGAACGACGGCAAGGGGCGAGCCACCTCCAAAAAACAAGAACGGCGGCGAGGGGCCAGCGATCTGCTATCAATCTCCGCCACCGCCGGAAGACGAGAACGACGGCAAGGGCAAGCCATCTGCTATGGTCCTTTGCCACCTCCAAAAGACAAGAACGGCGGCGAAGGGCCAGCGATCTGCTATCAATCTCCGCCACCGCCGGAAGATGAGAATGACGGCGGCAAGCCATCTGCtatggtcctccgccacctccaaAAGACAAGAACGTCGACGAGGTGCCAGCGATCTACTATCAATCTCCGCCACCGCCGAAGACGAGAATGACGGTAAGGGCAAGCCATCTGCTATCGTCCTCCGCCACCTCCAAAAGACGAACGACGGCGAGGGGCCGGCGATCGGCTATCAATCTCCGCCACCGCCGGAAGACCAGAACGACAGTAAGGGCAAGCCATCTGCTATCGTCCTCCACCACCTTCAGAAGACAAGAACGGCAGCAAGGGGCCGGCGATCTGCTATCAATCTCCACCACCACCGGAAGACGAGAACGACGGTAAGGGCAAGCCATCTGCTATCGACCTCTGCCACCGCCAGAGGACAAGAACTACGGCAAGAGGCAAGCAATCTGCTATCGACCTCCACGAACGCCAGAAGACGAGAAAGACGGCAAGAG TTCTTGATGTTGCAGGACTTTATACATATGTTCGTCACATGTG GTCaaccaattagaatctttgcaaGCCTCACCCCAAGGCTATCAATCCAATTCAAG
- the LOC105045135 gene encoding uncharacterized protein isoform X33, with protein sequence MVSLPIRGTLSLVFRPPSPSRSLPSRRSSERERAWCWPSSWRPWSHDHAIGLRHPRQMRTTARGEPPPKNKNGGEGPAICYQSPPPPEDENDGKGKPSAMVLCHLQKTRTAAKGQRSAINLRHRRKMRMTAASHLLWSSATSKRQERRRGASDLLSISATAEDENDGKGKPSAIVLRHLQKTNDGEGPAIGYQSPPPPEDQNDSKGKPSAIVLHHLQKTRTAARGRRSAINLHHHRKTRTTVRASHLLSTSATARGQELRQEASNLLSTSTNARRRERRQEQFLMLQDFIHMFVTCEILEDDGISCIPATLIFYGISSFFDYIFPQTAL encoded by the exons ATGGTTTCGTTGCCTATACGTGGCACCCTTTCGCTTGTTTTTCGCCCTCCCTCGCCCTCTCGATCGCTTCCCTCCCGGCGATCGAGCGAGAGGGAACGAGCCTGGTGCTGGCCCTCTTCTTGGCGTCCCTGGAGCCACGATCATGCTATCGGCCTTCGCCACCCCCGGCAGATGAGAACGACGGCAAGGGGCGAGCCACCTCCAAAAAACAAGAACGGCGGCGAGGGGCCAGCGATCTGCTATCAATCTCCGCCACCGCCGGAAGACGAGAACGACGGCAAGGGCAAGCCATCTGCTATGGTCCTTTGCCACCTCCAAAAGACAAGAACGGCGGCGAAGGGCCAGCGATCTGCTATCAATCTCCGCCACCGCCGGAAGATGAGAATGACGGCGGCAAGCCATCTGCtatggtcctccgccacctccaaAAGACAAGAACGTCGACGAGGTGCCAGCGATCTACTATCAATCTCCGCCACCGCCGAAGACGAGAATGACGGTAAGGGCAAGCCATCTGCTATCGTCCTCCGCCACCTCCAAAAGACGAACGACGGCGAGGGGCCGGCGATCGGCTATCAATCTCCGCCACCGCCGGAAGACCAGAACGACAGTAAGGGCAAGCCATCTGCTATCGTCCTCCACCACCTTCAGAAGACAAGAACGGCAGCAAGGGGCCGGCGATCTGCTATCAATCTCCACCACCACCGGAAGACGAGAACGACGGTAAGGGCAAGCCATCTGCTATCGACCTCTGCCACCGCCAGAGGACAAGAACTACGGCAAGAGGCAAGCAATCTGCTATCGACCTCCACGAACGCCAGAAGACGAGAAAGACGGCAAGAG CAGTTCTTGATGTTGCAGGACTTTATACATATGTTCGTCACATGTG
- the LOC105045135 gene encoding uncharacterized protein isoform X39, producing the protein MVSLPIRGTLSLVFRPPSPSRSLPSRRSSERERAWCWPSSWRPWSHDHAIGLRHPRQMRTTARGEPPPKNKNGGEGPAICYQSPPPPEDENDGKGKPSAMVLCHLQKTRTAAKGQRSAINLRHRRKMRMTAASHLLWSSATSKRQERRRGASDLLSISATAEDENDGKGKPSAIVLRHLQKTNDGEGPAIGYQSPPPPEDQNDSKGKPSAIVLHHLQKTRTAARGRRSAINLHHHRKTRTTVRASHLLSTSATARGQELRQEASNLLSTSTNARRRERRQEQFLMLQDFIHMFVTCEILEDDGISCIPATLIFYDQI; encoded by the exons ATGGTTTCGTTGCCTATACGTGGCACCCTTTCGCTTGTTTTTCGCCCTCCCTCGCCCTCTCGATCGCTTCCCTCCCGGCGATCGAGCGAGAGGGAACGAGCCTGGTGCTGGCCCTCTTCTTGGCGTCCCTGGAGCCACGATCATGCTATCGGCCTTCGCCACCCCCGGCAGATGAGAACGACGGCAAGGGGCGAGCCACCTCCAAAAAACAAGAACGGCGGCGAGGGGCCAGCGATCTGCTATCAATCTCCGCCACCGCCGGAAGACGAGAACGACGGCAAGGGCAAGCCATCTGCTATGGTCCTTTGCCACCTCCAAAAGACAAGAACGGCGGCGAAGGGCCAGCGATCTGCTATCAATCTCCGCCACCGCCGGAAGATGAGAATGACGGCGGCAAGCCATCTGCtatggtcctccgccacctccaaAAGACAAGAACGTCGACGAGGTGCCAGCGATCTACTATCAATCTCCGCCACCGCCGAAGACGAGAATGACGGTAAGGGCAAGCCATCTGCTATCGTCCTCCGCCACCTCCAAAAGACGAACGACGGCGAGGGGCCGGCGATCGGCTATCAATCTCCGCCACCGCCGGAAGACCAGAACGACAGTAAGGGCAAGCCATCTGCTATCGTCCTCCACCACCTTCAGAAGACAAGAACGGCAGCAAGGGGCCGGCGATCTGCTATCAATCTCCACCACCACCGGAAGACGAGAACGACGGTAAGGGCAAGCCATCTGCTATCGACCTCTGCCACCGCCAGAGGACAAGAACTACGGCAAGAGGCAAGCAATCTGCTATCGACCTCCACGAACGCCAGAAGACGAGAAAGACGGCAAGAG CAGTTCTTGATGTTGCAGGACTTTATACATATGTTCGTCACATGTG
- the LOC105045135 gene encoding uncharacterized protein isoform X36: MVSLPIRGTLSLVFRPPSPSRSLPSRRSSERERAWCWPSSWRPWSHDHAIGLRHPRQMRTTARGEPPPKNKNGGEGPAICYQSPPPPEDENDGKGKPSAMVLCHLQKTRTAAKGQRSAINLRHRRKMRMTAASHLLWSSATSKRQERRRGASDLLSISATAEDENDGKGKPSAIVLRHLQKTNDGEGPAIGYQSPPPPEDQNDSKGKPSAIVLHHLQKTRTAARGRRSAINLHHHRKTRTTVRASHLLSTSATARGQELRQEASNLLSTSTNARRRERRQEFLMLQDFIHMFVTCGNSEMAKRDKFSAKGVFYMLFPHSLIFSLSSE, translated from the exons ATGGTTTCGTTGCCTATACGTGGCACCCTTTCGCTTGTTTTTCGCCCTCCCTCGCCCTCTCGATCGCTTCCCTCCCGGCGATCGAGCGAGAGGGAACGAGCCTGGTGCTGGCCCTCTTCTTGGCGTCCCTGGAGCCACGATCATGCTATCGGCCTTCGCCACCCCCGGCAGATGAGAACGACGGCAAGGGGCGAGCCACCTCCAAAAAACAAGAACGGCGGCGAGGGGCCAGCGATCTGCTATCAATCTCCGCCACCGCCGGAAGACGAGAACGACGGCAAGGGCAAGCCATCTGCTATGGTCCTTTGCCACCTCCAAAAGACAAGAACGGCGGCGAAGGGCCAGCGATCTGCTATCAATCTCCGCCACCGCCGGAAGATGAGAATGACGGCGGCAAGCCATCTGCtatggtcctccgccacctccaaAAGACAAGAACGTCGACGAGGTGCCAGCGATCTACTATCAATCTCCGCCACCGCCGAAGACGAGAATGACGGTAAGGGCAAGCCATCTGCTATCGTCCTCCGCCACCTCCAAAAGACGAACGACGGCGAGGGGCCGGCGATCGGCTATCAATCTCCGCCACCGCCGGAAGACCAGAACGACAGTAAGGGCAAGCCATCTGCTATCGTCCTCCACCACCTTCAGAAGACAAGAACGGCAGCAAGGGGCCGGCGATCTGCTATCAATCTCCACCACCACCGGAAGACGAGAACGACGGTAAGGGCAAGCCATCTGCTATCGACCTCTGCCACCGCCAGAGGACAAGAACTACGGCAAGAGGCAAGCAATCTGCTATCGACCTCCACGAACGCCAGAAGACGAGAAAGACGGCAAGAG TTCTTGATGTTGCAGGACTTTATACATATGTTCGTCACATGTG
- the LOC105045135 gene encoding uncharacterized protein isoform X38, whose translation MVSLPIRGTLSLVFRPPSPSRSLPSRRSSERERAWCWPSSWRPWSHDHAIGLRHPRQMRTTARGEPPPKNKNGGEGPAICYQSPPPPEDENDGKGKPSAMVLCHLQKTRTAAKGQRSAINLRHRRKMRMTAASHLLWSSATSKRQERRRGASDLLSISATAEDENDGKGKPSAIVLRHLQKTNDGEGPAIGYQSPPPPEDQNDSKGKPSAIVLHHLQKTRTAARGRRSAINLHHHRKTRTTVRASHLLSTSATARGQELRQEASNLLSTSTNARRRERRQEFLMLQDFIHMFVTCDFEVCGSRNFLVAEDISFGRQFRHSKINF comes from the exons ATGGTTTCGTTGCCTATACGTGGCACCCTTTCGCTTGTTTTTCGCCCTCCCTCGCCCTCTCGATCGCTTCCCTCCCGGCGATCGAGCGAGAGGGAACGAGCCTGGTGCTGGCCCTCTTCTTGGCGTCCCTGGAGCCACGATCATGCTATCGGCCTTCGCCACCCCCGGCAGATGAGAACGACGGCAAGGGGCGAGCCACCTCCAAAAAACAAGAACGGCGGCGAGGGGCCAGCGATCTGCTATCAATCTCCGCCACCGCCGGAAGACGAGAACGACGGCAAGGGCAAGCCATCTGCTATGGTCCTTTGCCACCTCCAAAAGACAAGAACGGCGGCGAAGGGCCAGCGATCTGCTATCAATCTCCGCCACCGCCGGAAGATGAGAATGACGGCGGCAAGCCATCTGCtatggtcctccgccacctccaaAAGACAAGAACGTCGACGAGGTGCCAGCGATCTACTATCAATCTCCGCCACCGCCGAAGACGAGAATGACGGTAAGGGCAAGCCATCTGCTATCGTCCTCCGCCACCTCCAAAAGACGAACGACGGCGAGGGGCCGGCGATCGGCTATCAATCTCCGCCACCGCCGGAAGACCAGAACGACAGTAAGGGCAAGCCATCTGCTATCGTCCTCCACCACCTTCAGAAGACAAGAACGGCAGCAAGGGGCCGGCGATCTGCTATCAATCTCCACCACCACCGGAAGACGAGAACGACGGTAAGGGCAAGCCATCTGCTATCGACCTCTGCCACCGCCAGAGGACAAGAACTACGGCAAGAGGCAAGCAATCTGCTATCGACCTCCACGAACGCCAGAAGACGAGAAAGACGGCAAGAG TTCTTGATGTTGCAGGACTTTATACATATGTTCGTCACATGTG
- the LOC105045135 gene encoding uncharacterized protein isoform X35 → MVSLPIRGTLSLVFRPPSPSRSLPSRRSSERERAWCWPSSWRPWSHDHAIGLRHPRQMRTTARGEPPPKNKNGGEGPAICYQSPPPPEDENDGKGKPSAMVLCHLQKTRTAAKGQRSAINLRHRRKMRMTAASHLLWSSATSKRQERRRGASDLLSISATAEDENDGKGKPSAIVLRHLQKTNDGEGPAIGYQSPPPPEDQNDSKGKPSAIVLHHLQKTRTAARGRRSAINLHHHRKTRTTVRASHLLSTSATARGQELRQEASNLLSTSTNARRRERRQEQFLMLQDFIHMFVTCGNSEMAKRDKFSAKGVFYMLFPHSLIFSLSSE, encoded by the exons ATGGTTTCGTTGCCTATACGTGGCACCCTTTCGCTTGTTTTTCGCCCTCCCTCGCCCTCTCGATCGCTTCCCTCCCGGCGATCGAGCGAGAGGGAACGAGCCTGGTGCTGGCCCTCTTCTTGGCGTCCCTGGAGCCACGATCATGCTATCGGCCTTCGCCACCCCCGGCAGATGAGAACGACGGCAAGGGGCGAGCCACCTCCAAAAAACAAGAACGGCGGCGAGGGGCCAGCGATCTGCTATCAATCTCCGCCACCGCCGGAAGACGAGAACGACGGCAAGGGCAAGCCATCTGCTATGGTCCTTTGCCACCTCCAAAAGACAAGAACGGCGGCGAAGGGCCAGCGATCTGCTATCAATCTCCGCCACCGCCGGAAGATGAGAATGACGGCGGCAAGCCATCTGCtatggtcctccgccacctccaaAAGACAAGAACGTCGACGAGGTGCCAGCGATCTACTATCAATCTCCGCCACCGCCGAAGACGAGAATGACGGTAAGGGCAAGCCATCTGCTATCGTCCTCCGCCACCTCCAAAAGACGAACGACGGCGAGGGGCCGGCGATCGGCTATCAATCTCCGCCACCGCCGGAAGACCAGAACGACAGTAAGGGCAAGCCATCTGCTATCGTCCTCCACCACCTTCAGAAGACAAGAACGGCAGCAAGGGGCCGGCGATCTGCTATCAATCTCCACCACCACCGGAAGACGAGAACGACGGTAAGGGCAAGCCATCTGCTATCGACCTCTGCCACCGCCAGAGGACAAGAACTACGGCAAGAGGCAAGCAATCTGCTATCGACCTCCACGAACGCCAGAAGACGAGAAAGACGGCAAGAG CAGTTCTTGATGTTGCAGGACTTTATACATATGTTCGTCACATGTG
- the LOC105045135 gene encoding uncharacterized protein isoform X37 produces MVSLPIRGTLSLVFRPPSPSRSLPSRRSSERERAWCWPSSWRPWSHDHAIGLRHPRQMRTTARGEPPPKNKNGGEGPAICYQSPPPPEDENDGKGKPSAMVLCHLQKTRTAAKGQRSAINLRHRRKMRMTAASHLLWSSATSKRQERRRGASDLLSISATAEDENDGKGKPSAIVLRHLQKTNDGEGPAIGYQSPPPPEDQNDSKGKPSAIVLHHLQKTRTAARGRRSAINLHHHRKTRTTVRASHLLSTSATARGQELRQEASNLLSTSTNARRRERRQEQFLMLQDFIHMFVTCDFEVCGSRNFLVAEDISFGRQFRHSKINF; encoded by the exons ATGGTTTCGTTGCCTATACGTGGCACCCTTTCGCTTGTTTTTCGCCCTCCCTCGCCCTCTCGATCGCTTCCCTCCCGGCGATCGAGCGAGAGGGAACGAGCCTGGTGCTGGCCCTCTTCTTGGCGTCCCTGGAGCCACGATCATGCTATCGGCCTTCGCCACCCCCGGCAGATGAGAACGACGGCAAGGGGCGAGCCACCTCCAAAAAACAAGAACGGCGGCGAGGGGCCAGCGATCTGCTATCAATCTCCGCCACCGCCGGAAGACGAGAACGACGGCAAGGGCAAGCCATCTGCTATGGTCCTTTGCCACCTCCAAAAGACAAGAACGGCGGCGAAGGGCCAGCGATCTGCTATCAATCTCCGCCACCGCCGGAAGATGAGAATGACGGCGGCAAGCCATCTGCtatggtcctccgccacctccaaAAGACAAGAACGTCGACGAGGTGCCAGCGATCTACTATCAATCTCCGCCACCGCCGAAGACGAGAATGACGGTAAGGGCAAGCCATCTGCTATCGTCCTCCGCCACCTCCAAAAGACGAACGACGGCGAGGGGCCGGCGATCGGCTATCAATCTCCGCCACCGCCGGAAGACCAGAACGACAGTAAGGGCAAGCCATCTGCTATCGTCCTCCACCACCTTCAGAAGACAAGAACGGCAGCAAGGGGCCGGCGATCTGCTATCAATCTCCACCACCACCGGAAGACGAGAACGACGGTAAGGGCAAGCCATCTGCTATCGACCTCTGCCACCGCCAGAGGACAAGAACTACGGCAAGAGGCAAGCAATCTGCTATCGACCTCCACGAACGCCAGAAGACGAGAAAGACGGCAAGAG CAGTTCTTGATGTTGCAGGACTTTATACATATGTTCGTCACATGTG
- the LOC105045135 gene encoding uncharacterized protein isoform X34, which translates to MVSLPIRGTLSLVFRPPSPSRSLPSRRSSERERAWCWPSSWRPWSHDHAIGLRHPRQMRTTARGEPPPKNKNGGEGPAICYQSPPPPEDENDGKGKPSAMVLCHLQKTRTAAKGQRSAINLRHRRKMRMTAASHLLWSSATSKRQERRRGASDLLSISATAEDENDGKGKPSAIVLRHLQKTNDGEGPAIGYQSPPPPEDQNDSKGKPSAIVLHHLQKTRTAARGRRSAINLHHHRKTRTTVRASHLLSTSATARGQELRQEASNLLSTSTNARRRERRQEFLMLQDFIHMFVTCEILEDDGISCIPATLIFYGISSFFDYIFPQTAL; encoded by the exons ATGGTTTCGTTGCCTATACGTGGCACCCTTTCGCTTGTTTTTCGCCCTCCCTCGCCCTCTCGATCGCTTCCCTCCCGGCGATCGAGCGAGAGGGAACGAGCCTGGTGCTGGCCCTCTTCTTGGCGTCCCTGGAGCCACGATCATGCTATCGGCCTTCGCCACCCCCGGCAGATGAGAACGACGGCAAGGGGCGAGCCACCTCCAAAAAACAAGAACGGCGGCGAGGGGCCAGCGATCTGCTATCAATCTCCGCCACCGCCGGAAGACGAGAACGACGGCAAGGGCAAGCCATCTGCTATGGTCCTTTGCCACCTCCAAAAGACAAGAACGGCGGCGAAGGGCCAGCGATCTGCTATCAATCTCCGCCACCGCCGGAAGATGAGAATGACGGCGGCAAGCCATCTGCtatggtcctccgccacctccaaAAGACAAGAACGTCGACGAGGTGCCAGCGATCTACTATCAATCTCCGCCACCGCCGAAGACGAGAATGACGGTAAGGGCAAGCCATCTGCTATCGTCCTCCGCCACCTCCAAAAGACGAACGACGGCGAGGGGCCGGCGATCGGCTATCAATCTCCGCCACCGCCGGAAGACCAGAACGACAGTAAGGGCAAGCCATCTGCTATCGTCCTCCACCACCTTCAGAAGACAAGAACGGCAGCAAGGGGCCGGCGATCTGCTATCAATCTCCACCACCACCGGAAGACGAGAACGACGGTAAGGGCAAGCCATCTGCTATCGACCTCTGCCACCGCCAGAGGACAAGAACTACGGCAAGAGGCAAGCAATCTGCTATCGACCTCCACGAACGCCAGAAGACGAGAAAGACGGCAAGAG TTCTTGATGTTGCAGGACTTTATACATATGTTCGTCACATGTG